One genomic region from Melioribacteraceae bacterium encodes:
- the tkt gene encoding transketolase → MPNSELLNLAANTIRILAAEGVQKANSGHPGMPMGMADVAVVLWTEFLKHNPDDPKWINRDRFVLSAGHGSMLIYSLLHLSGYDCTIEDLKSFRQWGSRTAGHPEYGHLPGVETTTGPLGQGFGNGIGMAIASKMFSARFGENLFGDNYIYAICGDGDLMEGVSSEAASIAGHLKLGNIIYFYDDNGITIEGHTDLTFSEDVGKRFESYGWQVLRSDAYDHDQIRNAILSAQKEKNRPSLIITKSKIGFGSPNKVDTHDVHGAPLGNDELVATKKNLNWPLDKEFYVPDAVSELFNSRRKQLKEIYSDWQKNYEDWKKSDSGKADLFEKYLNNYLPPNLQDELIAAVPKEPNASRSLSSRVIQKIAELVPNFIGGSADLAPSTNTLMTKYDAVAPRKFEGRNFHFGIREHGMGAILNGIALYGGFRPFGATFFVFSDYMRPTIRLAAIMKIPVIYVFTHDSIFVGEDGPTHQPVEQLAALRSIPNSTVFRPADGIETAVAWSYALKHKDGPVSLILSRQKIEAFDRDPDFNPDQILMGAYIVSKEKSGKPDLIIAASGSEVPVASEAKKLLSDLSVRIVSIPSREVFNKQNVQYKEKLFPPDVPVVVIEAATMTGWGDTFRQRLLTIGMESYGASGPYKTLAEKFGFTASHVAEKIKKWF, encoded by the coding sequence ATGCCAAACAGTGAACTGCTTAATCTTGCCGCAAATACAATCAGAATTTTAGCTGCTGAAGGTGTTCAAAAAGCCAACAGCGGGCACCCGGGAATGCCTATGGGTATGGCCGATGTTGCTGTGGTGCTCTGGACTGAATTTTTAAAGCATAATCCCGATGATCCGAAATGGATTAACCGGGACCGTTTCGTTTTATCTGCTGGTCACGGTTCAATGCTTATCTATTCACTCCTTCATCTCAGCGGTTACGACTGTACTATTGAGGATTTGAAATCTTTCCGTCAGTGGGGAAGCAGGACAGCAGGCCATCCTGAATACGGTCATCTTCCCGGAGTTGAAACAACAACCGGACCTCTCGGACAGGGCTTCGGAAATGGTATAGGAATGGCAATTGCATCTAAAATGTTCTCAGCCCGCTTCGGCGAAAATCTCTTTGGGGATAATTATATATATGCTATTTGCGGGGATGGTGATTTGATGGAAGGTGTAAGCTCCGAAGCAGCATCAATAGCCGGACACCTGAAACTAGGAAACATTATTTATTTCTATGATGATAACGGAATTACAATCGAAGGACATACTGATCTTACGTTCAGCGAGGATGTTGGCAAACGCTTTGAAAGTTACGGCTGGCAGGTTCTTAGATCGGATGCATACGACCATGATCAAATTAGAAATGCAATCCTTTCCGCTCAAAAAGAAAAGAACCGGCCGTCACTAATTATTACTAAATCGAAGATTGGTTTCGGAAGCCCCAATAAAGTCGACACCCATGATGTCCACGGGGCTCCTCTTGGAAATGATGAGCTTGTTGCGACTAAGAAAAATCTTAACTGGCCTCTTGATAAGGAATTTTATGTCCCCGATGCCGTTTCCGAATTGTTTAATTCACGCAGGAAGCAGCTGAAAGAAATCTATTCGGACTGGCAGAAAAATTATGAAGATTGGAAAAAATCCGATTCAGGAAAAGCTGACCTCTTTGAAAAATATCTGAACAATTATTTGCCGCCGAATCTTCAGGACGAATTGATTGCTGCGGTTCCAAAAGAACCCAATGCTTCACGGTCTTTGTCAAGCAGGGTAATTCAAAAAATTGCTGAACTCGTACCGAATTTTATTGGCGGTTCTGCCGATCTGGCCCCGTCAACAAATACATTAATGACAAAATACGATGCAGTGGCTCCGAGAAAGTTTGAAGGACGCAACTTCCATTTCGGAATCCGTGAACATGGAATGGGCGCTATCCTCAACGGAATAGCTTTATACGGCGGATTCAGGCCGTTTGGTGCTACATTCTTTGTTTTCAGCGATTATATGCGCCCCACTATCCGTCTCGCTGCAATTATGAAAATTCCGGTAATCTATGTCTTTACACATGACAGCATCTTTGTCGGCGAGGATGGCCCTACTCACCAGCCGGTTGAACAACTTGCAGCATTAAGATCGATTCCTAATTCAACTGTATTCAGACCTGCTGATGGAATCGAAACAGCTGTTGCATGGTCATACGCACTGAAGCATAAGGACGGACCGGTTTCGTTAATACTTTCACGTCAGAAAATTGAAGCTTTCGATAGAGACCCGGATTTCAATCCAGATCAGATTTTAATGGGAGCTTATATTGTCTCGAAAGAAAAATCAGGAAAGCCCGACCTTATTATTGCCGCAAGCGGTTCGGAAGTACCGGTTGCCTCGGAAGCAAAGAAACTTCTCTCAGATCTTTCTGTCAGAATTGTTTCAATTCCTTCGCGTGAAGTATTTAATAAACAAAATGTACAGTATAAAGAAAAATTGTTCCCGCCGGATGTTCCTGTTGTTGTAATTGAAGCAGCTACAATGACTGGATGGGGCGATACATTCAGACAAAGACTTCTTACAATTGGAATGGAAAGTTACGGCGCTTCAGGTCCTTATAAAACTCTGGCGGAAAAATTCGGATTTACCGCTTCTCACGTCGCCGAAAAAATTAAAAAATGGTTTTAA
- the gnd gene encoding decarboxylating NADP(+)-dependent phosphogluconate dehydrogenase, with amino-acid sequence MQNAESKADIGLVGLAVMGENLVLNMENHGFTVAVYNRTVDKVNNFVNGRGKGKKIIGTGSIEELVASLKSPRKIMLMVKAGKPVDDFIELLLPHLDKGDIIIDGGNSHFPDTVRRTKYVEDKGFLYIGTGVSGGEEGALKGPSIMPGGSAAAWPFVKPIFQSISAKVEDGSPCCDWVGENGAGHFVKMVHNGIEYGDMQLICEAYQIMKDLLGLTHDEMYNVFKEWNSGELDSYLIEITRDILAFKDEDGSPLVEKILDTAGQKGTGKWTVLASLDVGAPLTLIGEAVYGRTLSSMKDERVEASKVLSGPVPKFDGNKKEFIEDLKKALYASKIVSYAQGYVLMRYAAKEFGWNLNNGGIALMWRGGCIIRSVFLGKIKEAFDKNPELTNLLLDPFFKEKIESSQKSWRRVVAAAVTNGIWIPAFSTALNYFDGFRNGRLPANLLQAQRDYFGAHTYERIDKPRGEFFHTNWTGRGGTTASSTYNV; translated from the coding sequence ATGCAGAATGCAGAATCAAAAGCTGACATCGGCTTAGTTGGCCTTGCCGTAATGGGTGAGAATCTTGTACTCAATATGGAAAATCACGGATTTACTGTTGCAGTTTATAACAGGACAGTCGATAAAGTAAATAATTTTGTTAATGGAAGAGGCAAAGGTAAAAAGATCATTGGAACAGGTTCAATTGAAGAATTAGTCGCATCGCTAAAATCCCCCAGAAAAATTATGCTTATGGTCAAAGCCGGCAAACCCGTTGATGATTTTATCGAACTCCTACTTCCGCATCTCGATAAAGGTGATATTATAATTGACGGAGGTAATTCGCACTTTCCGGATACTGTTAGAAGAACTAAATATGTAGAGGACAAAGGTTTCCTTTATATCGGCACAGGAGTATCCGGCGGCGAAGAAGGCGCTCTTAAAGGCCCATCTATTATGCCTGGCGGATCTGCTGCGGCCTGGCCATTCGTTAAACCGATCTTTCAATCTATCTCTGCAAAAGTTGAAGACGGTTCACCCTGCTGCGATTGGGTAGGCGAAAACGGAGCCGGTCACTTCGTTAAAATGGTTCATAACGGAATTGAATACGGGGATATGCAGCTGATCTGCGAAGCTTATCAGATTATGAAAGACCTTCTCGGATTGACTCATGATGAAATGTATAATGTCTTTAAAGAATGGAATTCAGGTGAACTGGACAGCTACCTTATTGAGATTACACGTGATATCCTCGCATTTAAAGATGAAGACGGGTCGCCGCTGGTTGAAAAAATTCTCGATACGGCAGGACAGAAGGGAACCGGTAAATGGACGGTTTTGGCTTCTCTTGATGTCGGCGCCCCTCTTACTTTGATCGGCGAAGCCGTATACGGAAGAACTCTTTCTTCTATGAAAGATGAGAGGGTTGAAGCTTCTAAAGTTTTGAGCGGCCCGGTTCCGAAATTTGACGGAAATAAAAAGGAATTTATTGAGGATCTTAAGAAAGCTCTCTACGCGTCAAAAATTGTCTCATATGCACAGGGTTATGTTTTGATGAGATATGCTGCAAAAGAATTCGGCTGGAATCTGAATAATGGAGGTATCGCCTTGATGTGGAGAGGTGGATGTATTATCCGTTCCGTTTTCCTCGGAAAGATAAAAGAAGCTTTCGATAAGAACCCGGAACTAACTAATCTTCTCCTCGATCCATTCTTTAAAGAGAAGATTGAATCGTCACAGAAATCCTGGAGGAGAGTTGTTGCTGCTGCTGTTACAAACGGAATCTGGATCCCGGCATTTTCAACTGCCTTAAACTATTTTGATGGGTTCAGAAATGGAAGATTACCTGCTAACCTTTTACAAGCACAGCGCGACTATTTCGGTGCGCATACCTATGAAAGGATTGATAAACCGCGCGGTGAATTTTTCCATACTAACTGGACCGGAAGAGGCGGTACTACTGCATCCTCAACTTATAATGTTTAA
- a CDS encoding lactate racemase domain-containing protein, whose translation MLLFAKGHEKFSLSESEIREAVYSSLSKLGIRQRVLAVPPDFTRFHSQAGIITRHIYDYYKESLTDILPALGTHAKMTDQEILTMYEDLPLPLFRYHNWREDLHTLGEVPAGFVNEVSEGMLNYSWPAQVNKLLVEGGHDLIISVGQVVPHEVIGMANYNKNIFVGTGGREGINKSHFLGAVYGMERIMGRADNPVRQVLNYASDNFAKHLPVIYILTVVDKNEKGELVIKGLFIGDDYECFKLASELSLKVNFVMLEKPLNKVVVYLDPHEFKSTWLGNKSIYRTRMAIEDNGELIVLAPGLKEFGEDKEIDRLIRKYGYRTTPEILKFVEDNDELKNNLSAAAHLIHGSSENRFSITYCPGNLTKEEIESVNFNYAELNTMLKQYDPKKLKDGFNILPGGEEIFYISNPALGLWAYKDRFNN comes from the coding sequence ATGTTACTATTTGCAAAAGGTCACGAAAAATTTTCTTTATCGGAATCTGAAATTCGGGAAGCGGTTTATTCTTCTCTTTCGAAACTTGGAATAAGACAAAGAGTGCTTGCCGTTCCACCTGATTTTACGCGCTTTCACTCGCAGGCCGGAATTATTACACGCCATATTTATGATTACTATAAGGAATCGCTTACAGATATCCTCCCGGCTCTCGGTACGCATGCTAAGATGACCGATCAGGAAATCCTTACAATGTACGAGGATCTTCCCCTCCCATTATTTAGATACCATAACTGGCGAGAGGATCTTCATACACTTGGTGAAGTACCCGCAGGTTTTGTAAATGAAGTTTCGGAAGGAATGTTGAATTATTCCTGGCCGGCCCAGGTTAATAAACTTCTTGTGGAAGGTGGTCACGACCTTATAATTTCGGTGGGACAGGTTGTCCCTCACGAAGTAATCGGAATGGCAAATTATAATAAAAATATTTTTGTCGGAACCGGAGGACGCGAGGGTATTAACAAAAGTCATTTCCTCGGCGCTGTTTACGGGATGGAAAGAATTATGGGCAGAGCTGATAATCCGGTTAGACAAGTTCTGAATTATGCTTCGGATAACTTTGCCAAGCATCTCCCGGTTATCTATATACTTACTGTGGTTGATAAAAATGAAAAAGGTGAGCTTGTTATTAAAGGATTGTTTATAGGAGACGATTACGAATGTTTCAAGTTGGCATCCGAACTTTCTCTTAAAGTTAATTTCGTTATGCTGGAAAAACCGCTCAACAAAGTTGTAGTCTATCTCGATCCGCATGAATTTAAAAGTACCTGGCTCGGGAATAAAAGTATCTACCGGACCAGAATGGCAATTGAGGATAATGGAGAGTTGATTGTTTTAGCTCCGGGTCTTAAAGAATTCGGCGAAGATAAAGAGATTGACCGATTGATAAGGAAATACGGATACAGGACTACACCCGAAATTCTTAAGTTTGTTGAAGATAATGATGAACTGAAAAATAATCTTAGTGCAGCGGCTCATCTTATTCACGGTTCATCGGAAAACCGCTTCTCGATTACTTATTGCCCCGGAAATTTAACTAAGGAGGAAATCGAAAGCGTCAATTTTAATTATGCTGAATTGAATACTATGCTTAAGCAATATGACCCCAAAAAATTAAAAGACGGTTTTAATATTTTGCCAGGAGGCGAGGAGATATTCTATATCTCTAATCCTGCTCTCGGCCTGTGGGCTTACAAGGATCGATTTAATAACTGA
- a CDS encoding sugar kinase codes for MSSIDRLKINNNASMDFISLGALVHRLDTGIVPFRKATECKIHVSGGEFNVAANLADCFKLNTGIATAMVEYPIGDLIAERVKAMGVKPFYKKFKHNGVNGPNMATVFSDRGLGVRAPVVFYNRSNEAAALLKPGDFNWKEIFSGGVKWFHSGGIFSSLSETTGQVIIEGMKAAKEAGAVTSFDLNFRAKLWNIWGGDHKAAEVIDQIVQHVDVLVGNEEDLQKGLGIPGPEVAAKSKLDPSTFFGMIDSVVKKYPQVKIVATTLREVHSTNRHSWSAVAWVNGKTYTAPTAELDVYDRVGGGDGFAAGFIYGLLNNESPEESVKLGWAHGALLTTYPGDTTMATVEEVKAFAKGGSARIQR; via the coding sequence ATGTCATCGATCGATCGATTAAAAATCAACAACAATGCATCAATGGATTTTATCTCCTTAGGGGCTCTTGTTCATCGCCTCGATACTGGAATTGTTCCGTTTAGAAAAGCAACCGAATGTAAAATACATGTAAGCGGCGGAGAGTTTAACGTTGCTGCTAATCTGGCTGATTGCTTTAAACTCAATACCGGAATTGCTACTGCTATGGTCGAATATCCAATCGGCGATCTGATTGCCGAACGTGTTAAAGCAATGGGCGTAAAACCTTTCTATAAAAAATTCAAGCATAACGGCGTTAATGGTCCTAATATGGCTACTGTTTTCAGCGATAGGGGTCTTGGCGTACGTGCACCCGTTGTGTTTTATAATAGGTCTAATGAAGCTGCAGCCCTTCTTAAACCGGGCGACTTTAACTGGAAAGAGATTTTTTCCGGCGGCGTTAAGTGGTTTCATAGCGGCGGAATATTTTCTTCATTATCGGAAACTACAGGACAGGTTATTATTGAAGGGATGAAGGCTGCTAAAGAAGCCGGAGCCGTTACAAGCTTCGACCTCAACTTCCGCGCTAAACTCTGGAATATCTGGGGCGGTGATCATAAAGCCGCTGAAGTAATTGATCAGATCGTGCAGCATGTCGATGTGCTTGTCGGAAACGAAGAGGACCTTCAGAAAGGACTTGGAATACCGGGACCGGAAGTTGCAGCTAAATCGAAACTTGACCCGTCCACTTTCTTCGGAATGATCGATAGTGTGGTGAAGAAATATCCTCAGGTTAAAATAGTAGCAACAACTTTGCGAGAAGTTCACTCTACCAACCGTCATAGTTGGAGCGCGGTTGCATGGGTTAACGGAAAAACTTATACCGCACCGACAGCGGAACTCGATGTTTATGATCGTGTAGGAGGCGGCGATGGTTTCGCAGCGGGATTTATTTACGGTCTGCTTAACAATGAATCGCCCGAGGAGTCTGTTAAACTCGGTTGGGCACACGGTGCATTGCTTACAACATATCCCGGTGATACTACTATGGCAACTGTCGAAGAAGTTAAAGCATTTGCTAAAGGCGGCTCGGCAAGAATTCAAAGATAA
- a CDS encoding SDR family oxidoreductase, producing MKVSFDDIKGKVCVVTGGCGVFGNIFAQTMLAAGAKVAIMDYKQGRCDDCAQGLAKKSGAPVLCVVANVLDKESLIKAKAEINQILGKVDILINGAGGNAPGATTANEFITEDNIQDLSKSFFGLDLEGFRSVFDLNFLGTVLPTMVFAEDMLVRGGSVINISSMNSYRPLTKIPAYSAAKASINNLTQWLAVHFAKVNVRVNAIAPGFFLTNQNRFLLTDEKTGKLTPRGNKIISNTPMDRFGEPEEVSGALLFLASEISKFVTGIVLPVDGGFSAYSGV from the coding sequence ATGAAAGTTTCATTTGATGATATAAAAGGAAAAGTATGTGTTGTAACCGGGGGATGCGGCGTGTTCGGTAATATCTTCGCTCAGACTATGCTTGCAGCCGGCGCTAAGGTAGCAATTATGGATTACAAACAGGGAAGATGTGACGATTGCGCACAGGGTCTCGCAAAAAAAAGCGGGGCTCCTGTACTTTGCGTTGTTGCAAATGTCCTTGATAAGGAAAGTCTGATTAAAGCCAAAGCCGAGATTAATCAGATCCTGGGCAAAGTTGATATCCTTATTAACGGTGCGGGCGGGAACGCCCCCGGCGCAACTACTGCAAATGAATTTATTACTGAGGATAATATTCAGGATCTCTCTAAATCGTTTTTTGGATTGGACCTCGAAGGATTCAGAAGCGTGTTCGACCTCAACTTTTTAGGAACTGTCCTTCCCACTATGGTCTTTGCCGAGGATATGCTGGTAAGAGGTGGATCTGTAATTAATATTTCCTCAATGAATTCATACAGACCTCTTACAAAAATTCCAGCTTATTCAGCCGCTAAAGCGTCAATTAACAATTTGACGCAGTGGCTCGCGGTCCATTTTGCGAAAGTTAATGTCAGGGTTAATGCAATTGCACCGGGTTTCTTTCTTACTAATCAGAACAGGTTCCTTCTGACTGATGAGAAGACGGGTAAGCTGACGCCCCGCGGGAATAAAATTATTTCTAATACTCCGATGGATAGATTCGGCGAACCTGAAGAAGTATCGGGTGCGCTTCTCTTCCTCGCTTCGGAAATTTCGAAATTCGTAACCGGTATTGTACTCCCGGTGGATGGCGGGTTCAGTGCGTATTCGGGTGTATAA
- a CDS encoding bifunctional 4-hydroxy-2-oxoglutarate aldolase/2-dehydro-3-deoxy-phosphogluconate aldolase, whose translation MKKDQIVDEILGRKAVAVLRIKEPAKLKKVIEFLNEGGISVAEVTLTVPNAIKLIEQMTNELDKNIIVGVGSVLNPSIAEDAIKAGARYVVSPIFKKEIIEMAHKYDIPAMPGCFTPTEIQTAYEAGADIIKVFPADVLGIDFFKGILAPMPHLRLMPTGGVTLTNAGDWLRAGACAVGVGSALLDKEAIEKENYNKLTENARIIMESINKVIKK comes from the coding sequence ATGAAAAAAGATCAAATAGTTGATGAAATATTAGGGAGGAAAGCGGTTGCTGTCCTTAGAATTAAAGAACCGGCTAAACTGAAAAAGGTAATCGAGTTTCTAAATGAAGGAGGGATCTCGGTTGCTGAAGTTACTTTAACCGTACCGAATGCAATTAAACTAATTGAACAGATGACCAATGAACTTGACAAAAATATAATTGTTGGTGTTGGATCAGTCTTAAACCCTTCAATCGCGGAAGATGCTATTAAAGCAGGAGCCAGATACGTCGTAAGTCCAATCTTTAAAAAAGAAATTATCGAGATGGCACATAAGTACGATATTCCGGCTATGCCGGGTTGTTTTACGCCGACGGAAATTCAAACGGCATATGAAGCAGGCGCGGATATTATCAAAGTTTTTCCGGCAGATGTTCTGGGTATCGATTTCTTTAAAGGAATTCTGGCTCCCATGCCTCACCTCAGATTGATGCCGACCGGCGGTGTAACATTGACTAATGCGGGTGACTGGCTTAGAGCAGGCGCATGTGCAGTAGGTGTTGGCTCCGCTCTTCTTGATAAAGAGGCTATTGAGAAAGAGAATTATAACAAGCTTACGGAAAACGCCAGAATAATTATGGAGTCTATTAATAAAGTGATAAAAAAATAA
- a CDS encoding tagaturonate epimerase family protein has translation MTYNELKKILEKLNRDQNSLVLINLSPLVQTAIYPKSVIELNGSLFFIGKEGNVKFLYVVSESDSYTKLFEGENISTDNPALEIKRSYHNTSNRKLLQSLFTFTIPKVLGLNNSFGFGDRLGLANAGHIRSLEGSDFQPVLAQQSIRELSRTNRKPAMVMDAAVWAVFQEGYRNGFGSDADHLKTTDDIDLMLNAGFTMFTFDPSEHVDNKSDNYDEETLLKTASNLPWNELKDSFPSAEKRYSGKVFRISDDFTIQVTPIDFLRAYSKYGKAIAHIKKMFDYIDSKTSRENFEVEVSVDETESVTSPFEHFFFVNELNRLGVSFISLAPRFIGDFEKGIDYKGDLNLFKAEYRKHLAITKYFGSYKISLHSGSDKFSVYKVIGSLKEAYTHVKTAGTSYLEALKVVAAENPDLFREILDFSRGLYENEKKTYHVSADIQKVPAGNMMNDNQLIDLFDSNDARQVLHVTFGRVLTDKDQSGNYLFKDKILNCLVDNEETHYRFLVKHFKKHLDPFN, from the coding sequence ATGACCTATAATGAACTGAAAAAAATACTCGAGAAGTTAAATCGTGATCAGAATTCACTGGTATTAATAAACTTATCGCCGTTAGTACAAACCGCGATTTATCCGAAATCTGTTATCGAGTTGAATGGTTCTCTCTTCTTCATCGGAAAAGAAGGGAATGTAAAATTTCTATATGTTGTTTCGGAAAGTGATTCTTATACAAAATTGTTTGAAGGAGAAAACATCAGCACTGATAATCCGGCTCTCGAAATTAAACGGTCGTATCATAATACTTCAAATAGGAAATTGCTTCAGTCCCTTTTTACCTTCACAATTCCTAAAGTTCTCGGTCTTAACAATTCTTTCGGATTTGGTGATCGATTAGGATTGGCAAATGCCGGACATATCCGGTCGCTTGAAGGAAGTGATTTTCAACCTGTCCTGGCGCAGCAATCGATTCGTGAGTTATCCAGAACCAACAGAAAACCTGCAATGGTTATGGATGCTGCTGTCTGGGCTGTGTTTCAGGAAGGATACAGGAATGGTTTCGGATCTGATGCCGATCATCTTAAAACTACCGACGACATCGATCTAATGCTGAATGCAGGTTTTACTATGTTCACTTTCGATCCGAGTGAACACGTCGATAATAAATCCGATAATTACGACGAGGAAACATTACTGAAAACAGCTTCAAACCTGCCTTGGAACGAACTTAAAGATTCATTCCCCTCTGCAGAAAAAAGGTATTCAGGCAAAGTATTCAGAATCTCCGATGATTTCACAATCCAAGTTACTCCGATTGATTTTCTCCGCGCGTATTCAAAATACGGTAAAGCAATTGCCCATATAAAAAAAATGTTCGATTATATCGACTCTAAAACAAGTCGTGAAAATTTTGAAGTTGAAGTCTCCGTCGATGAGACAGAGTCTGTAACAAGTCCTTTTGAACACTTCTTCTTTGTAAATGAATTGAACCGGCTCGGTGTTAGTTTTATTAGCCTTGCACCGAGGTTTATCGGGGATTTTGAAAAGGGAATTGATTACAAGGGTGACCTTAACCTGTTTAAAGCTGAATACAGAAAGCATCTTGCAATTACTAAATATTTTGGAAGCTATAAAATTAGTCTTCATTCGGGCAGCGATAAATTCTCTGTATATAAAGTAATCGGCTCTCTCAAAGAGGCATACACACACGTCAAGACAGCCGGCACCAGTTATCTCGAAGCTTTGAAAGTGGTTGCCGCTGAAAATCCGGACCTCTTCAGGGAAATACTCGATTTTTCAAGAGGTCTTTATGAAAATGAAAAAAAGACTTATCATGTATCTGCGGATATTCAAAAAGTACCGGCCGGTAATATGATGAATGATAATCAATTGATCGATCTGTTCGATTCTAACGATGCGCGCCAGGTACTCCATGTAACATTCGGCAGGGTCCTTACTGATAAAGATCAGTCGGGTAATTATCTCTTTAAAGATAAAATACTCAACTGCCTTGTTGACAATGAAGAGACTCATTACAGATTTTTAGTCAAACATTTCAAAAAACATTTAGACCCGTTCAATTAA
- the uxaC gene encoding glucuronate isomerase: protein MPNFELHPDRFFDPDPVIRSYARTIFDSIKSMPIISPHGHVDPQIFVEDKPFENPTKLFITPDHYLFRMLYSQGIPMEALGIPSINGTEVESDPRKIWKLFAENYYLFLGTPSGVWLDHEFYEVFGIKEKLNGSNAEKIYNELSEKINSPEFRPRRLFERFNIEVLSTTDASTDILSHHKKIKESGWNGKVIPCFRPDGVTDISNPAWKSNVDLLSSICGYEIGSFSKFIQALEERRAFFKAMGCTSTDHGVFSPFTHELSPSESEKIFQRALKGKSTLEDENLFTANMLMEMARMSVDDGLVMQIHPGSFRNHNPVIYSNYGPDKGADIPMHEEFTFNLKELLNKYGNNPDFTVIVFTLDESTYSRELAPLAGHYPAMKLGPAWWFHDSIEGITRYRQMVTETAGFYNTVGFNDDTRAFVSIPARHDVARRIDSNFLAGLVARHILSIEDAFKIAKDLTYNLVKKTYKL from the coding sequence ATGCCAAATTTTGAGTTGCACCCCGACAGATTTTTCGATCCGGATCCCGTAATACGTAGTTACGCGCGTACTATTTTTGACTCAATAAAATCGATGCCCATTATCAGCCCTCATGGTCACGTTGATCCTCAAATCTTTGTTGAAGACAAACCGTTTGAAAATCCCACAAAATTATTTATTACACCCGACCATTATCTTTTCAGAATGCTCTATTCCCAGGGGATTCCAATGGAAGCCCTTGGAATTCCGTCAATAAACGGGACTGAAGTTGAATCTGATCCAAGGAAAATCTGGAAACTTTTTGCTGAAAATTATTACCTCTTTCTCGGCACTCCATCCGGCGTTTGGCTCGATCATGAATTTTACGAAGTGTTTGGTATTAAGGAAAAGTTGAATGGCTCTAATGCTGAAAAAATTTATAATGAATTGAGTGAAAAAATTAATTCGCCGGAATTTCGCCCCCGCAGATTATTCGAAAGATTCAATATAGAAGTGTTATCCACGACTGATGCTTCAACCGACATTCTCAGTCATCATAAAAAAATAAAAGAATCGGGATGGAATGGAAAAGTAATTCCCTGCTTCAGGCCGGATGGAGTTACAGACATTTCGAATCCGGCGTGGAAATCGAATGTTGATCTCTTAAGCTCTATCTGCGGTTATGAGATCGGTTCATTTTCCAAATTTATTCAGGCACTGGAGGAGAGGAGAGCTTTCTTTAAAGCAATGGGGTGTACTTCCACCGATCACGGAGTGTTTTCACCTTTTACGCATGAGTTGTCTCCGTCGGAGTCAGAAAAAATTTTCCAGCGCGCTTTAAAAGGCAAATCAACTCTCGAAGACGAAAACCTCTTTACCGCAAATATGCTTATGGAAATGGCCCGCATGAGTGTTGATGACGGGCTCGTGATGCAGATTCACCCCGGGTCTTTCAGAAACCATAATCCGGTTATTTACAGCAACTATGGTCCCGATAAAGGCGCGGATATTCCGATGCATGAAGAATTTACATTTAATCTGAAAGAACTTCTTAATAAATACGGAAACAATCCGGATTTTACTGTCATTGTCTTTACTCTCGATGAAAGTACTTATTCACGCGAGCTTGCTCCTCTTGCCGGTCATTACCCGGCAATGAAGCTCGGACCCGCATGGTGGTTCCATGACAGCATCGAAGGAATAACCCGATACAGACAGATGGTAACTGAAACAGCCGGATTCTATAATACTGTTGGTTTTAATGACGATACACGCGCTTTTGTCTCAATTCCTGCAAGGCATGACGTTGCGCGTAGAATTGATTCCAATTTTCTGGCAGGACTTGTAGCCCGTCATATTCTTTCAATCGAAGACGCATTTAAAATTGCAAAAGACCTTACTTATAATCTCGTTAAAAAAACTTATAAACTATAA